In Rhinatrema bivittatum chromosome 1, aRhiBiv1.1, whole genome shotgun sequence, a single genomic region encodes these proteins:
- the LOC115082336 gene encoding C2 calcium-dependent domain-containing protein 4C-like gives MLSATTQLSIKSALESMLTWTAFKTEKPATEDKLSQRNKDIFNIVMTPDRIPKFFIPPLDVGHIFLHETHGADSDNLSPDRDISHEMPMTPRPKRSNSDSYIKKESMHRRKALCKKISVCSTDTFFLPIDLERAADHSDPATRAALSLPHLPKITTPYGFLTLGESPNIRRKESLFFEHDSASLRALLSQRRKSPAATRSSSNPRNPTAQQRRSTEPPVTPNKTGRSVSWEAICTNAPPSPLSADSKECTIKYEKKRFQSLMKKHFSGIIHMQSNSRAVDKFLVPLGRTRSSPIA, from the coding sequence atgttgtctGCAACAACCCAGCTCTCCATAAAGAGTGCTTTAGAGAGCATGCTCACTTGGACAGCTTTCAAAACTGAAAAACCAGCAACAGAAGATAAGCTATCACAAAGAAACAAGGACATTTTCAACATTGTAATGACTCCAGATCgcatccccaaattttttattccACCTTTGGATGTGGGTCATATTTTTCTTCATGAGACCCATGGAGCAGATAGTGACAATCTTTCTCCAGACAGAGACATCTCTCATGAAATGCCAATGACTCCAAGACCAAAACGAAGCAATTCTGACTCCTACATAAAGAAGGAAAGCATGCACAGGAGGAAAGCACTGTGCAAAAAGATATCAGTGTGCTCAACTGATACATTTTTCCTTCCAATAGACTTGGAGAGAGCAGCAGACCACTCAGACCCGGCCACGAGGGCTGCCTTGTCATTGCCCCATCTCCCCAAAATCACCACACCATATGGTTTTCTTACCTTAGGTGAGAGCCCTAACATCAGGAGGAAGGAATCCCTCTTTTTTGAGCATGACTCTGCTAGTCTTCGAGCTCTGTTGTCTCAGAGGAGGAAAAGTCCTGCTGCAACAAGAAGCTCTTCTAACCCAAGAAACCCAACCGCACAGCAAAGAAGAAGCACAGAGCCACCAGTCACACCAAACAAAACTGGCAGATCGGTGTCCTGGGAAGCAATATGCACCAACGCCCCTCCGTCTCCTCTCTCAGCAGACTCTAAAGAGTGTACCAtcaaatatgagaaaaaaaggtTTCAGTCACTGATGAAGAAGCATTTCTCTGGCATCATACACATGCAGTCCAACAGCAGGGCAGTGGATAAATTTCTGGTGCCACTGGGAAGGACACGAAGCAGCCCTATTGCTTAA